The sequence GCGGCGCGTGCGCCAGGGCGAGCGCCGTCAGGGACAGACCCGCCAGGGTGTGCACCAGGACGCCGGGGAGCAGCACGGCGCGCTGGCCGTAGCGGTCGGCCAGGCGCCCGCTGTAGGGCGCGAACAGCGCCATGGAGACGCCGGTGACGGCCGCGGCGGCGCCGGCGGCGCCGTACGAGCCGGTGGTGTGCTGCACCAGCAGCACGATGGAGAGGGTGAGCATCGCGAACGGCTGGCGTGCCGCGAAGCCGGGGAGCAGGAAGGTCCAGGCGCCGCGGGTGCGCAGCAGTGCTCCGTATCCGGGGCGGGAGGAGGCCGTCGAGGTCTTCGCCGATTCGTCGGTGACCGTGGATCCCACGGCCGTGCCTTTCTGCCGCCTGGTAGCGCGCGTCCCGTGTGGGGCCCGGGCGCCGAGAGCTGTCCTCTTGCGCGGACTGCGGTAGATACCGGCGCCCACGGCAAGGTGGGGGGCGTCACGGCCGCCATACGGTCGCGCCAGCTCTGCGTCAGGCAGAGTTGGTTCGATCAGGGTGCCCCTTCATCGTACAGGGGCCACCCCCGCGAGGGCTGTGAAAACGAGCACCATCGGGTCGGTCACCTGGGATTCCGCGGCGCGTGCGCCAGGTGTGAACCATAGGAAACCCGTTCTTAACGCGAGCCCCCGGCCTTCGAGCCCCTGGCGTCCGCCCCGTCCGTGCCCAGCCAGCTCGCCAGCTTGCCGCCGTGCGCGACCGCGCGCAGCCGCGCCTCCGCCGAGTCGCGGACCGGGTCGGTGGCGACCACCAGGAGTTCGTCGCCGCGCCGCAGCACCGTGCTGGGCAGCGGTACGAAGGACTTCCCCTCGCGCACGACGAGCGTCACGGCGGATCCGGACGGCAGCCGCAGCTCGGCGACCTCCACACCGTGCATCCGCGACTCCTCGGGGATGGTCACGGACAGCAGATGCCCGCGCAGCCGCTCCAGGGGCGCCGATTCGATGCCGAGGTCGGCCGCCTCGCCCTTCTCGCCCAGGCGCAGCTTGCGCGCGAGCCAGGGCAGCGTCGGCCCCTGGAGGAGGGTGTAGACGACGACCAGGACGAAGACGATGTTGAAGATCCGCCTGCTGCCGTCGACGCCGTTCACCATGGGGATCGTCGCCAGGATGATGGGCACGGCGCCGCGCAGCCCCGCCCAGGACATCAGGGTCTGCTCCTGCCAGGGCACCCGGAACGGGGTCAGGCTGAGCACCACGCTGAGCGGGCGGGCCACCATGGTCAGCACCAGGCCGATGACCAGGGCGGGCACGACGTCGTCGCCCAGTTCGTGCGGGGTGACCAGGAGGCCGAGCAGGACGAACATGCCGATCTGGGCGATCCAGCCGAGCCCCTCCGCGAAGCCGCGGGTGGCCGGCCAGTGCGGCAGCTTGGCGTTGCCGAGCACCATGGAGGCCAGATAGACCGCGAGGAAGCCGCTGCCGTGCCCCAGGGCGCCGGCCGCGTACGCGGAGATGGCGATGGCGAGGACGGCGATCGGGTAGAGGCCGGAGGCGGGCAGCGCCACGTGCTTGAGTCCCCAGGAGCCGACCAGGCCCACCGCGAGTCCGACGGCCGCGCCGATGGCCAGCTCCAGGGCTATCTCGCCGATCAGCATGTACCAGTGCTCGACCGGTCCCGCCGTGGAGAACGCGACGACCAGGATGACGACCGGGGCGTCGTTGAAGCCCGATTCCGCCTCCAGGGTGCCCGTCACCCGTGCGGGCAGGGGGATCCTGCGCAGCACGGAGAACACCGCCGCCGCGTCCGTCGAGGACACCACCGCGCCGATGATGAGCGCCTGCCGCCAGTCCAGCCCGACCAGATAGTGCGCGCCCGCCGCGGTGACCGCGACGCTGACCGCGACGCCCGCGGTGGCGAGGACGGCGGCGGAGGACAGGACCGGCCGTACCTCCTTCCACTTGGTGCCGAGGCCGCCCTCGGCGAGGATCACGACCAGGGCCGCATAGCCCATGACCTGTGTCACGGCGGCACTGTCGAAGTGGATGTGCCCCAGGCCGTCCTGGCCCATGACGATGCCGATCCCCAGGTAGACGAGCAGGCTGGGGAGCCCGCTGCGCGAGGAGATCCGCACGGCCGCGACGGCGACCAGCAGGACGAGGGAGCAGACGAGCAGAAGCTGGTTGAGGTGCTGAACAGTCAGCGGCGGTTCCCTTCCTTGGCCCGGGCGCGGGGCGCGCGGACGCGCGAACACAAGATCCGAGGCTGCGGCGCACCGCATCCAGTACTTCGTTACCTTACCTAAGTCTTGACGCTTTCTTGACGTTAGAGGGAGAAGACCGAACGCTCGTGCGTGCCGGTTCCCGACTCCGCGTCAAGGCGCACAGGGTCCTGCGCCTATGGTTGCTCCAGCGCTCATTCAAAGTCATGGCCCGACCTGCCGCTCGCGTTAGGACAGCAAGGACAGCGATGCCCCCGAACACCACCGCCACAACGGGTGACACCGCCACCACCGGTGCCGCGCCCGCCAAGTCAGGCAGGAAGAAGGGGCGCAAAGCCCGACTGCTCGTCCTGCTGCTGGTCCTGGCCGTCATCGCGGGCATCGCCTACGGCGGCTACTGGTCGGTCAGCGCCGTGCGCGCCTCCCTCCCGCAGACCACGGGCTCGATCACGCTCGACGGGCTGTCCGGCCCGGTCGACGTCAAGCGGGACGGCAACGGCATCCCCCAGATCTACGCGTCCTCCGACGCGGACCTGTTCATGGCGCAGGGCTACGTCCAGGCGCAGGACCGGTTCTACGAGATGGACGTGCGCCGGCACATGACGGCGGGGCGCCTGTCGGAGATGTTCGGCAAGAGCCAGGTCAAGAACGACGAGTTCCTGCGCACCCTCGGCTGGCAGCGGGTCGCGAAGCAGGAGTACGACACCAAGCTGTCGGCCTCCGCCAAGAGCTATCTGGACGCCTACTCCAAGGGCGTCAACGCGTATTTGAAGGGCAAGAGCGGCAAGGACATCTCCCTGGAGTACGCCGCTCTCAACCTGACCAACGACTACACGCCGCAGCAGTGGACGCCGGTCGACTCGATCTCCTGGCTGAAGGCGATGGCCTGGGACCTGCGCGGCAACATGCAGGACGAGATCGACCGCGCCCTGATGACGAGCCGGCTCGGCCCGCAGCAGATCCAGGATCTGTACCCGGAGTACCCGTACAGCCGTAACAAGCCGATCGTGCAGGAGGGTCAGTACAACGCGCTGACCAAGAGCTTCCAGCAGAGCGCCGCCGCGGGCACGCCCGTGGGCACCGGCACGACGACCGGCACGGGCACGAACACCGGCACGACGGGGACCACGGGCACCACCGGTACAACGGGTACGACCGGTACAACGGGGACGACCGGTACGACGGGCACCACCGGCGCCACGGGGTCGTCTGCGGGCACCGCGGGCGCCACCGGCTCCGGAACCTCGGGCGCCTCCGGTTCGGGCCTCACGAGCCAACTGGGGGGCCTCTACAACTCCCTGGACGACCTCCCGACCGCCGTGGGCGTGAACGGCCAGGGCATCGGCTCCAACTCCTGGGTGGTCGGCGGCCGGCACACCATCAGCGGCAAGCCGCTGCTCGCCAACGACCCGCACCTGGAGGCGTCCCTGCCGGGCGTCTGGTACCAGATGGGCCTGCACTGCCGGACCGTCTCGGCCAAGTGCCAGTACGACGTCACGGGTTACACGTTTGCCGGGATGCCCGGTGTGATCATCGGTCACAACGCCGACATCGCCTGGGGCATGACCAACTCCGGGGTCGACGTCAGCGACCTCTACCTGGAGAAGGTCACCGCCGGCGGCTACCTGTACGACGGCAAGGTGCGGCCCTTCAAGACCCGCCAGGAGACCATCAAGGTCGCCGGCGGCGCCGCCAAGACGATCGTCGTGCGCGAGACCCAGGACGGGATGCCGCTCCTGTCGGACCGCGACGACGAGCTGGTCCAGGTCGGCAAGAGGGCCACCGTCACCTCCGCCGCCCCCGACCGCGGCGACGGCTACGGCATCGCCCTGAAGTGGACCGCGCTCGAACCGGGCGCCTCCATGGACGCCATCTTCGCGCTCGACAAGGCCGGCGACTGGAAGGACTTCCGCGCCGCTGCCGCCGAGTTCGACGTGCCCTCGCAGAACCTGATCTACGCCGACACCCGCAACAACATCGGCTACACCCTGCCGGGCAGGATCCCGACGCGCTCCGCCGCGGACGACGGCTCCGTCCCGGCGCCCGGCTGGGACTCCAAGTACCGCTGGACCGGCTACATCCAGCAGGGCGAGCTGCCGTACGAGTACAACCCCAAGCGCGGCTACATCGTCACCGCCAACCAGGCCGTGGTCGACAAGGACAAGTACCCGTACACCCTGACCACCGACTGGGGTTACGGCACCCGCAGCCAGCGGATCACCGACCTGATCGAGTCCAAGATCAAGGGCGGCGGCAAGATCTCCACCGACGACATGCGGCAGATGCAGCTGGACGACAGCAGCGAGATCGCCAAGCTCATGGTGCCGAAGCTGCTGAAGATCAACCTGTCCGACAAGAATGTGCGCGACGCGCAGAAGCTGCTGGAGGGCTGGGACTACACCCAGGACTCCGACTCCGCGGCCGCCGCCTACTTCAACGCCGTCTGGCGCAACGTCCTCAAGCTCGCCTTCGGCAACAAGCTCCCCAAGGAGCTGCGCGTCAAGGGCCAGTGCCTGTGGGTCGACAAGATCGACAGCACCGGCCCGGTGGACGACAACACCAAGGTGCGCGAGTGCGGCATGCGCGCCGCGGACCAGGCGCAGCCGGACGGCGGCGACCGCTGGTTCGAGGTCGTGCGCGATCTGATGAACAAGCCGGACAGCGACTGGTGGAAGACGCCCAAGCAGGGCACCCGCCCGGCGGCGGACAACATGGACCAGCTCTTCGCGCGCGCCATGATCGACGCCCGCTGGGAGCTGACCGCCAAGCTCGGCAAGGACATCGACACCTGGAGCTGGGGCCGGCTGCACCGCCTGTTCCTGAAGAACCAGACGCTCGGCACCGACGGCCCCAAGGTGCTCCAGTACCTGCTCAACCGCGGCCCCTGGAAGCTCAACGGCGGTGAGGCGGCCGTGGACGCGACCGGCTGGAACGCCGCCGGCGGCTACAACGTGGTCTGGGTGCCCTCGATGCGGATGGTCGTCAACCTCGCCGACCTCGACAAGTCCAAGTGGATCAACCTGACCGGCGCCTCCGGGCACGCGTTCAGCGCGCACTACACGGACCAGACGGACAAGTGGGCCAAGGGCGAGCTGCTGCCCTGGTCGTACTCCTCGAAGGCGGTCGACAAGAGCACGAGCGACACCCTCGTCCTCAAGCCGTGACTCCCGCACCGGCATACGGAACGGCCCTCCGCGCGCGCGTGGAGGGCCGTTCCATATGGCGCGGGCCTCAGGTGAGGCGGCGGACCCCGGACGGCGTCACCACCGCGTGCACCGGCCGGTCGTGCCCCTCCACCGGGACGCGCGCGACGACCTCCGTGTCGTAGAGCAGCACCACGAGACGGGCCCGCGCGCCCGCGCGCTCCAGGCGGGCCAGGACGCGGTCGTACGAGCCGCCGCCGCGCCCCAGCCGCATTCCGCGCGCGTCCACCGCGAGTCCGGGCAGCAGGACCACGTCCGCGCCCGTCACGGCGTCCGGGCCGAGCCGCGGGCCCGAGGGTTCGAGAAGGGCCATCTTCGTGCCGTGCCGGACCTCCGTCAGCGAGCCGGGACCGGTGTACTCGCCCCAGTCCAGGTCGTTGTCCGCCAGCAGCGCGGGGAGCAGGACACGCGTGCCCCGCGCGCGCAGGGCGTCGAGGAGTGCGCCGGTGCCGGGTTCCGCGCCGACGGAGACGTACGCGGCGACCGTGCGCGCCCCGGCCAGTTCGGGCAGTTCCAGGGCGCGCGCGGCCAGCGCCCGGCCGGACTCCCGTACGTCATCGTCCGGCAGCCCGTTCCTCATCGCGAGGAGGCCTTGCCGCAACGTCCTCTTGTCAGGCTCGTCCACGCGTCCGTCGTGTTCCACGGGTCGTTCCCGCACCCTTTCCGTCTGCCGTTCACGGCGTCGATGTCGTCCAGGTCGTCGTCAAAGGGTGGGCCAAGCGCGGCCCCAGGTCGCGCCAAGGGCCGCCGGTTAAGGTGGCGGGCATGACTCAGTCGCACCCCAGGATCAGCAAGGCTGTCATTCCGGCGGCGGGTCTTGGTACCCGGTTCCTGCCGGCGACCAAGGCCACTCCCAAGGAGATGCTGCCGGTCGTCGACAAGCCCGCGATCCAGTACGTGGTCGAGGAGGCCGTGTCCGCGGGGCTCGACGACGTCCTGATGATCACCGGTCGTAACAAGCG is a genomic window of Streptomyces sp. WP-1 containing:
- a CDS encoding potassium/proton antiporter; the encoded protein is MFARPRAPRPGQGREPPLTVQHLNQLLLVCSLVLLVAVAAVRISSRSGLPSLLVYLGIGIVMGQDGLGHIHFDSAAVTQVMGYAALVVILAEGGLGTKWKEVRPVLSSAAVLATAGVAVSVAVTAAGAHYLVGLDWRQALIIGAVVSSTDAAAVFSVLRRIPLPARVTGTLEAESGFNDAPVVILVVAFSTAGPVEHWYMLIGEIALELAIGAAVGLAVGLVGSWGLKHVALPASGLYPIAVLAIAISAYAAGALGHGSGFLAVYLASMVLGNAKLPHWPATRGFAEGLGWIAQIGMFVLLGLLVTPHELGDDVVPALVIGLVLTMVARPLSVVLSLTPFRVPWQEQTLMSWAGLRGAVPIILATIPMVNGVDGSRRIFNIVFVLVVVYTLLQGPTLPWLARKLRLGEKGEAADLGIESAPLERLRGHLLSVTIPEESRMHGVEVAELRLPSGSAVTLVVREGKSFVPLPSTVLRRGDELLVVATDPVRDSAEARLRAVAHGGKLASWLGTDGADARGSKAGGSR
- a CDS encoding penicillin acylase family protein; its protein translation is MPPNTTATTGDTATTGAAPAKSGRKKGRKARLLVLLLVLAVIAGIAYGGYWSVSAVRASLPQTTGSITLDGLSGPVDVKRDGNGIPQIYASSDADLFMAQGYVQAQDRFYEMDVRRHMTAGRLSEMFGKSQVKNDEFLRTLGWQRVAKQEYDTKLSASAKSYLDAYSKGVNAYLKGKSGKDISLEYAALNLTNDYTPQQWTPVDSISWLKAMAWDLRGNMQDEIDRALMTSRLGPQQIQDLYPEYPYSRNKPIVQEGQYNALTKSFQQSAAAGTPVGTGTTTGTGTNTGTTGTTGTTGTTGTTGTTGTTGTTGTTGATGSSAGTAGATGSGTSGASGSGLTSQLGGLYNSLDDLPTAVGVNGQGIGSNSWVVGGRHTISGKPLLANDPHLEASLPGVWYQMGLHCRTVSAKCQYDVTGYTFAGMPGVIIGHNADIAWGMTNSGVDVSDLYLEKVTAGGYLYDGKVRPFKTRQETIKVAGGAAKTIVVRETQDGMPLLSDRDDELVQVGKRATVTSAAPDRGDGYGIALKWTALEPGASMDAIFALDKAGDWKDFRAAAAEFDVPSQNLIYADTRNNIGYTLPGRIPTRSAADDGSVPAPGWDSKYRWTGYIQQGELPYEYNPKRGYIVTANQAVVDKDKYPYTLTTDWGYGTRSQRITDLIESKIKGGGKISTDDMRQMQLDDSSEIAKLMVPKLLKINLSDKNVRDAQKLLEGWDYTQDSDSAAAAYFNAVWRNVLKLAFGNKLPKELRVKGQCLWVDKIDSTGPVDDNTKVRECGMRAADQAQPDGGDRWFEVVRDLMNKPDSDWWKTPKQGTRPAADNMDQLFARAMIDARWELTAKLGKDIDTWSWGRLHRLFLKNQTLGTDGPKVLQYLLNRGPWKLNGGEAAVDATGWNAAGGYNVVWVPSMRMVVNLADLDKSKWINLTGASGHAFSAHYTDQTDKWAKGELLPWSYSSKAVDKSTSDTLVLKP
- a CDS encoding 5-formyltetrahydrofolate cyclo-ligase, with the protein product MEHDGRVDEPDKRTLRQGLLAMRNGLPDDDVRESGRALAARALELPELAGARTVAAYVSVGAEPGTGALLDALRARGTRVLLPALLADNDLDWGEYTGPGSLTEVRHGTKMALLEPSGPRLGPDAVTGADVVLLPGLAVDARGMRLGRGGGSYDRVLARLERAGARARLVVLLYDTEVVARVPVEGHDRPVHAVVTPSGVRRLT